A stretch of Dyella sp. BiH032 DNA encodes these proteins:
- a CDS encoding TIGR00645 family protein → MHDSPSRPRLGPLPWLIFGSRWLQLPLYLGLIVAQCVYVFLFGKELWHLIHEAPSLGEQEIMLIVLGLIDVVMISNLLVMVIVGGYETFVSRLRLENHPDQPEWLSHVNASVLKVKLAMAIIGISSIHLLKTFIAAGSLEGLPFCSTEMMASIAENVSSGGNALKCARLTPVGVMWQTIIHLVFIVSAIGIAWTDRLMQNGKKDEH, encoded by the coding sequence ATGCACGATTCGCCTTCCCGTCCCCGCCTCGGCCCGCTGCCCTGGCTGATCTTCGGTTCCCGCTGGCTGCAGCTGCCGCTGTACCTCGGCCTGATCGTGGCGCAGTGCGTCTACGTGTTCCTGTTCGGCAAGGAACTGTGGCACCTGATCCACGAAGCGCCATCGCTGGGCGAGCAGGAAATCATGTTGATCGTGCTCGGCCTGATCGACGTGGTGATGATTTCCAATCTGCTGGTGATGGTGATCGTGGGCGGTTACGAGACCTTCGTGTCGCGCCTGCGGCTGGAGAACCATCCGGATCAGCCGGAATGGCTGTCGCACGTGAACGCCTCGGTGCTGAAGGTGAAGCTGGCGATGGCGATCATCGGCATCTCGTCGATCCATCTGCTCAAGACGTTCATCGCCGCCGGCTCGCTGGAGGGATTGCCGTTTTGTTCGACCGAGATGATGGCGAGCATCGCCGAGAACGTCAGCAGCGGCGGCAATGCGCTCAAGTGCGCGAGGCTCACGCCCGTCGGCGTGATGTGGCAGACCATCATCCACCTGGTCTTCATCGTCTCGGCGATCGGCATCGCCTGGACGGACCGCCTGATGCAGAACGGCAAGAAAGACGAGCACTGA
- a CDS encoding glycosyltransferase family 4 protein: MRIAHIAPLYEAVPPRFYGGTERVVAYLADALVALGHDVTVFASADTRTRAHLFPARDQAIRLDPAPLKSDLAAHLAMLHEVRRRVDEFDVLHFHVDLVHFPFFENMARRTLTTLHGRLDLKDLPGAYLAWPQFPLVSISDQQRQPLPFAHWVGTVPHGLPADLYRPVAAPAGDYLAFLGRMSPEKRPDRAIAIARRAGVPLRMAAKIDTADASYFHCHVEPLLGASDVSFVGEINDAGKQDFLGNARALLFPIDWPEPFGLVMIEAMACGTPVIAWDCGAVREVIEDGVTGFVVRSEDEAVTAVARLPELNRARIRRVFETRFSARVMAERYLALYRRLGAPGAAASDGATLATA, encoded by the coding sequence ATGCGCATTGCACACATCGCTCCACTTTACGAAGCCGTGCCGCCCAGGTTCTACGGCGGCACCGAACGCGTGGTCGCCTACCTGGCCGACGCGCTGGTCGCGCTGGGGCACGACGTCACCGTGTTCGCCAGCGCGGACACCCGCACGCGCGCTCATCTGTTTCCCGCCCGTGACCAGGCCATCCGCCTGGACCCGGCGCCGCTGAAATCCGACCTGGCCGCGCACCTGGCCATGCTGCACGAAGTGCGGCGCCGGGTAGACGAGTTCGACGTGCTGCACTTCCACGTCGACCTGGTCCATTTCCCGTTCTTCGAGAACATGGCCAGGCGCACGCTCACCACGCTGCACGGACGCCTGGATCTGAAGGATCTCCCTGGCGCCTACCTGGCCTGGCCGCAGTTCCCGCTCGTCTCGATCTCCGACCAGCAGCGCCAGCCGTTGCCGTTCGCACACTGGGTGGGCACCGTGCCGCACGGGTTGCCGGCGGACTTGTATCGTCCGGTCGCGGCGCCGGCGGGGGACTATCTGGCCTTCCTGGGCCGCATGTCGCCGGAGAAGCGGCCCGACCGCGCCATCGCCATCGCACGGCGTGCGGGTGTGCCGTTGCGGATGGCGGCCAAGATCGATACCGCCGACGCGAGCTATTTCCACTGCCACGTGGAGCCGCTGCTCGGTGCGAGCGACGTCTCTTTCGTTGGCGAGATCAACGATGCCGGCAAACAGGATTTCCTCGGCAACGCGCGGGCCCTGCTGTTCCCGATCGACTGGCCGGAGCCGTTCGGCCTGGTGATGATCGAGGCGATGGCCTGCGGCACCCCGGTGATCGCCTGGGATTGCGGCGCGGTGCGCGAGGTGATCGAGGACGGCGTCACCGGCTTCGTGGTGCGTTCCGAAGACGAAGCCGTGACGGCGGTGGCGCGCCTGCCAGAACTGAACCGCGCACGGATCCGGCGCGTGTTCGAGACGCGCTTCTCTGCGCGCGTGATGGCCGAGCGGTATCTCGCCCTGTACCGCCGGCTGGGCGCACCGGGCGCCGCCGCGTCCGATGGCGCGACGCTGGCGACGGCCTGA
- a CDS encoding glycogen debranching N-terminal domain-containing protein — MGALPGSGINRYALKDDDMFLVCTDTGDLLDEADGLYRDGTRVLSRWFLCLGQGALSLLSAAASQDNVYFVAHLTNQRTAMLEGGPPFSGIHIERTRFLWRGRLYERLACTNYGQTEVALPLRMEFAADFRDMFEIRGAARARRGRECQPEVGEAQVSLRYEGLDQVVRRTVLAFSERPVELTAALARFELRVPPRARRELYLEVGEEPAEPSRERFRAAATKARCAMRLRVRSGARVRSSGRVFNAWLERSRADIALLTSDLATGPYPYAGIPWFSTPFGRDAIITALQTLWLDPRLARGVLAFLANNQAKDTSTFRDSAPGKIMHETRKGEMVALGELPFGLYYGGVDTTPLFVMLAGAYVQRTADVGALEDLWPALQAAMGWIERQCDTDPDGFLTYRRGESGGLINQGWKDSGDSVFHADGRMPEAPIALIEVQGYVYAALRAMAAMARHRGESEAALHWRRRARRMRAAVEQRLWDEELGFYVIARDGRGENCRVRASNAGHLLYVGLPHAERASQVIEQLGSRTFDGGWGVRTLGADQPRFDPMSYHNGSVWPHDVAICAAGMARYGARGQAVRLLAETFEAATHFGMRLPELFCGFPRVPGAQPVAYPVACLPQAWAAGSVFLLLRACLGLNVDAWRREITIEQPRLPVGVDRLQVQGIEIGGKSVSLAFERAGERVLIDRIGGDAEVRVSARL; from the coding sequence ATGGGTGCCTTGCCGGGCTCCGGTATCAACCGATACGCCCTCAAAGACGACGATATGTTCCTGGTGTGCACCGACACCGGCGACCTGCTCGACGAAGCCGATGGCCTGTATCGCGACGGCACTCGCGTGCTGTCGCGCTGGTTTCTCTGCCTGGGCCAGGGCGCGCTTTCGCTGCTGAGCGCGGCGGCGAGCCAGGACAACGTGTACTTCGTCGCGCACCTGACCAATCAGCGCACCGCCATGCTGGAAGGCGGCCCGCCCTTCAGCGGCATCCACATCGAGCGCACCCGCTTTCTCTGGCGGGGCAGGCTGTACGAGCGGCTGGCGTGCACCAACTATGGCCAGACGGAGGTCGCGCTGCCCTTGCGCATGGAGTTCGCGGCTGATTTCCGCGACATGTTCGAGATCCGCGGCGCGGCTCGCGCCCGGCGCGGGCGCGAATGCCAACCGGAGGTGGGCGAAGCCCAGGTGAGCCTGCGGTACGAAGGGCTCGATCAAGTCGTCCGCCGCACGGTGCTGGCCTTTTCCGAGCGTCCGGTAGAGCTGACTGCGGCCCTGGCCCGGTTCGAGCTGCGGGTGCCGCCGCGCGCACGGCGCGAACTCTACCTGGAGGTCGGTGAGGAGCCGGCGGAGCCGAGCCGTGAACGCTTTCGGGCCGCGGCGACTAAAGCCCGGTGCGCCATGCGCCTGCGCGTGCGCTCGGGCGCGCGCGTGCGCAGCAGCGGCCGCGTGTTCAATGCCTGGCTGGAACGTTCGCGCGCCGACATCGCGTTGCTCACCAGCGACCTGGCCACGGGGCCTTACCCTTATGCGGGCATTCCCTGGTTCTCCACGCCGTTCGGCCGCGACGCGATCATCACCGCGCTGCAGACGCTATGGCTGGACCCGCGCCTGGCGCGCGGCGTGCTGGCGTTTCTCGCGAACAACCAGGCGAAAGACACGTCAACCTTCCGCGATTCGGCTCCCGGCAAGATCATGCACGAGACGCGCAAGGGCGAGATGGTGGCGCTGGGCGAGCTGCCGTTCGGCCTGTACTACGGCGGGGTGGATACCACGCCGCTGTTCGTGATGCTGGCGGGTGCCTACGTGCAGCGCACGGCCGACGTGGGCGCGCTGGAAGATCTGTGGCCTGCGCTGCAGGCGGCGATGGGCTGGATCGAGCGGCAGTGCGATACGGACCCGGACGGCTTCCTGACTTACCGGCGCGGCGAATCCGGCGGATTGATCAACCAGGGCTGGAAAGACAGCGGGGATTCGGTATTCCACGCCGACGGGCGCATGCCCGAGGCGCCGATCGCGCTGATCGAGGTGCAGGGTTACGTCTATGCCGCGCTGCGCGCGATGGCCGCGATGGCCCGGCATCGTGGCGAGTCCGAAGCCGCGCTGCACTGGCGTCGTCGCGCGCGCCGGATGCGTGCGGCGGTGGAGCAGCGGTTGTGGGACGAGGAGCTGGGCTTCTATGTGATCGCGCGCGACGGCCGCGGCGAGAACTGCCGCGTGCGCGCGTCCAACGCGGGCCATCTGTTGTACGTGGGCCTGCCGCATGCCGAGCGGGCGAGCCAGGTGATCGAGCAATTGGGCAGCCGCACCTTCGATGGCGGCTGGGGCGTCCGCACGCTGGGCGCCGACCAGCCGCGCTTCGACCCGATGTCCTACCACAATGGATCGGTATGGCCGCATGACGTGGCAATCTGCGCCGCCGGCATGGCGCGCTACGGAGCCCGCGGCCAGGCCGTGCGCCTGCTGGCCGAGACGTTCGAGGCGGCCACGCACTTCGGCATGCGTCTGCCGGAGCTGTTCTGCGGCTTTCCGCGCGTACCTGGTGCGCAGCCCGTGGCCTATCCGGTGGCCTGTCTGCCGCAGGCCTGGGCGGCCGGTTCGGTGTTCCTGCTATTGCGCGCGTGCCTGGGTCTCAACGTGGATGCGTGGCGGCGCGAGATCACCATCGAGCAGCCACGCCTGCCGGTGGGCGTGGACCGGCTGCAGGTGCAGGGCATCGAGATCGGCGGCAAGAGCGTGAGCCTGGCCTTCGAGCGCGCGGGCGAGCGCGTGCTGATCGACCGCATCGGCGGCGATGCCGAGGTGCGGGTGTCGGCGCGGCTCTGA
- a CDS encoding prolyl oligopeptidase family serine peptidase has protein sequence MNTSLRRLVLAGFLLAALPLAAQARTQPVPAAAATATAGYRLPPAPLQALVDAPRPPQPSLSPHRDLLALIQTPSLPGIDVVAQPELKLGGLRIHPRTYAQSRFAFGSDLWLLDVATGKELRLQGLPSPLSIATTSWSPDQRHLAFNQVDARSGRNELWVVDIAARAARRLTELPLNTVAGRGYRWMPDGQHLLVQLRPDAQGDAPAAGGIPTGPNAQETQAGAGVKAIRTYQDLLRNEDDARLLEHYLRTQTALVGLDGAVRKLGEPALTTSLEPSPDGRYLLRQRIERPFSYLVPVEYFPRRIEVLDLEGRLVKEIARLPLVDGLPTGNDAVRTGVRDVDWRADAPATLVWAEAQDGGDPARPAEVRDLVQMQAAPFDRAPATLAKLAGRYAGAYWGNGELALVEEFWWKTRHVKEWRVAPDHLEQTPVLLREGSSEDRYKDPGVPATAIDAQGEQRLLVGADGHSIFRLGKGASPEGDRPFIDKVDLDSGRSERLFHSRAPYYEAPQVLLDAEGRRALTSRESPTEPPNFYVRELASTGSPRALTRFAHPTPQLKDVKKEQIRYKRKDGVELTATLYLPPHYDPKKDGPRPMLMWAYPAEFKSADAAGQVTDSPYRFNRIGYWGPQAFLAMGYTVLENFSVPIVGEGDKEPNDTYIPQLVASAEAAVDEVVRRGVADRERIAVGGHSYGAFMTANLLAHTRLFKAGIARSGAYNRTLTPFGFQSEERNYWQAQDVYNAMSPFNYADHIKDALLLIHGEQDNNSGTFPIQSERLYAAVKGLGGTARLVMLPNEAHAYRARESIMQMLAESNDWLERYLKPPSK, from the coding sequence ATGAATACTTCGCTCCGGCGCCTGGTCCTCGCAGGTTTCCTCCTCGCCGCGCTGCCCCTGGCGGCGCAGGCCCGCACCCAGCCGGTGCCCGCTGCGGCAGCGACGGCCACCGCCGGCTACCGGTTGCCGCCCGCGCCCCTGCAGGCGCTGGTGGACGCGCCGCGGCCGCCGCAGCCGTCGCTCAGCCCGCATCGCGACCTGCTGGCGCTGATCCAGACGCCGTCGCTGCCCGGCATCGACGTCGTGGCCCAGCCCGAGCTGAAACTGGGTGGCCTGCGCATTCATCCGCGCACCTACGCGCAAAGCCGCTTCGCGTTCGGCTCGGACCTGTGGCTGCTCGACGTCGCCACCGGCAAGGAGCTGCGCCTGCAGGGGCTGCCGTCGCCGCTGTCCATCGCGACGACCAGCTGGTCGCCGGACCAGCGCCATCTCGCCTTCAACCAGGTCGACGCGCGCAGCGGGCGCAACGAGCTGTGGGTGGTGGACATCGCCGCCCGTGCCGCGCGCCGGCTCACCGAGCTGCCGCTCAACACGGTGGCAGGCCGCGGTTATCGCTGGATGCCCGACGGCCAGCACCTGCTGGTGCAGCTGCGTCCCGACGCGCAGGGCGACGCGCCCGCCGCCGGCGGCATTCCGACCGGACCCAACGCGCAGGAAACCCAGGCCGGCGCCGGCGTCAAAGCCATCCGCACCTACCAGGACCTGCTGCGCAACGAGGACGATGCGCGCCTGCTGGAACATTACCTGCGCACGCAGACCGCGCTGGTCGGTCTCGACGGTGCCGTGCGGAAGCTGGGCGAGCCCGCGCTCACGACGTCGCTGGAGCCTTCGCCGGATGGCCGCTACCTGCTGCGCCAGCGGATCGAGCGGCCTTTCTCCTATCTCGTGCCGGTCGAGTATTTCCCCCGCCGCATCGAGGTGCTCGATCTGGAAGGCCGGCTGGTAAAGGAGATCGCCCGCCTCCCGCTGGTGGATGGGCTGCCCACGGGCAACGACGCGGTGCGTACCGGCGTGCGCGACGTCGACTGGCGCGCCGATGCGCCGGCGACCCTGGTGTGGGCCGAGGCGCAGGACGGCGGCGATCCCGCGCGTCCGGCCGAAGTGCGCGACCTGGTGCAGATGCAGGCGGCGCCTTTCGACCGCGCTCCCGCCACGCTGGCGAAGCTGGCCGGCCGCTACGCCGGGGCGTACTGGGGCAACGGCGAGCTGGCCCTGGTCGAGGAGTTCTGGTGGAAGACCCGCCACGTCAAGGAATGGCGCGTGGCGCCGGACCATCTGGAGCAGACCCCTGTCCTGTTGCGCGAAGGCTCGTCGGAGGACCGCTACAAGGACCCGGGCGTGCCGGCCACGGCGATCGACGCGCAGGGCGAACAGCGCCTGCTGGTCGGTGCCGACGGGCACAGCATCTTCCGCCTGGGCAAGGGCGCCTCGCCGGAGGGCGACCGTCCCTTCATCGACAAGGTCGACCTGGACAGCGGCCGGAGCGAGCGCCTGTTCCACTCCCGGGCGCCGTACTACGAGGCGCCGCAGGTATTGCTCGATGCCGAAGGCCGGCGCGCGCTGACGTCGCGCGAATCGCCGACGGAGCCGCCGAACTTCTACGTGCGCGAACTCGCCTCGACCGGATCGCCGCGCGCGCTCACGCGCTTTGCGCATCCCACGCCACAGCTCAAGGACGTGAAGAAGGAGCAGATCCGCTACAAGCGCAAGGATGGCGTCGAGCTCACCGCCACGCTTTATCTGCCGCCGCACTACGATCCGAAAAAAGACGGCCCGCGCCCGATGCTGATGTGGGCCTATCCCGCCGAGTTCAAATCGGCCGATGCAGCGGGACAGGTCACCGATTCGCCGTACCGCTTCAACCGCATCGGCTATTGGGGACCGCAGGCGTTCCTCGCCATGGGCTACACGGTGCTGGAGAATTTCTCGGTGCCGATCGTGGGCGAGGGCGATAAGGAACCCAACGATACGTACATCCCGCAGCTCGTCGCCAGCGCCGAGGCGGCGGTCGACGAAGTGGTGCGCCGCGGCGTGGCCGATCGGGAGCGCATTGCGGTGGGGGGACATTCGTACGGCGCCTTCATGACCGCCAACCTGCTCGCGCACACGCGCCTGTTCAAAGCGGGCATCGCGCGCAGCGGTGCCTACAACCGCACGCTCACACCGTTCGGTTTCCAGTCGGAAGAGCGCAACTACTGGCAAGCGCAGGACGTCTACAACGCGATGTCGCCGTTCAACTACGCGGACCACATCAAGGACGCCTTGCTGCTGATCCACGGCGAACAGGACAACAATTCCGGCACCTTCCCGATCCAGAGCGAACGCCTCTACGCGGCCGTGAAAGGGCTGGGCGGCACCGCGCGCCTGGTCATGCTGCCGAACGAGGCGCACGCGTACCGCGCGCGCGAATCGATCATGCAGATGCTGGCCGAATCCAATGACTGGCTGGAGCGCTATCTGAAGCCGCCGTCGAAGTAG
- the ppc gene encoding phosphoenolpyruvate carboxylase, producing MTQQQRSPEFAPHDAPLREDVRRLGTLVGNMLAEQVSPKFLDEVERVRTAAIARRQEGAALAPLAELLTGVDVAHAEALARAFATYFQAVNIAERVHRIRRRRDYQREDRAPQPESLLDVLGRLKEEGVGAGELLEWLARLRVEPVFTAHPTEAMRRSLLEKEQAVVRALIDNFDPSRTPQERKEDDDRIFMALSSAWQTAEASPVRPSVQDEHHHVGFYLANPIYRIVPALYESLADALQEVYGVAVALPRLLSFATWVGGDMDGNPNVGADTIATSLATQRAHVLEHYIADIAGLARLLSQTEGRVGVDERLARRLADYRERFPEAAAQVRPRHADMPYRSFLTVVEARLQATHDDDHPEAYASPQDLLADLQLIADSLIDHRGLHAGAYAVQRLIWRVRTFGFHLARLDVRQDSRVHDEALAALLGRSDWPERGDEARAADLQPYASGEQSFGDCEDEGARSLKAVFATLRSARQRYGTDATGLYIISMARSAADVLAVLALARHGGLVAESGACVPLDVAPLFETVDDLANAPATLRALFGDPVYRAHLEQRGGRQWVMLGYSDSGKDGGTLASRWGLQRAQVELLEVAKAAGVRLSFFHGRGGSASRGGARIAPALMSSPRGSVAGVLRVTEQGEVIHRKYGIRALALRNLEQTVGAVLRASLRPREQEAREAVWREHMGRLATVSRQTYRAFVDRDGFIDYFRSATPIDVIERMTLGSRPSRRRSMRGVQDLRAIPWVFAWTQCRSIITGWYGLGTALEQGAETFGEAALVEMARDWPFFANMLDDVEMVLAKSDLDIAETFSRLSGELHEPFFGLIRAEYERATRWVLRLKGNDELLRDSPRLAVSIRLRNPYIDPMSLLQVDLLRRWRAGGSEDDTLLRALVACVNGVSQGLQNTG from the coding sequence ATGACCCAGCAGCAGCGCAGTCCCGAGTTCGCCCCGCACGATGCACCCTTGCGCGAGGACGTCCGAAGGCTGGGCACGCTGGTTGGCAACATGCTCGCGGAACAGGTCTCGCCGAAGTTTCTGGACGAGGTCGAGCGCGTGCGCACCGCAGCCATCGCGCGCCGGCAAGAGGGCGCTGCGCTGGCGCCACTGGCGGAGCTGCTGACCGGGGTGGACGTCGCCCACGCCGAAGCACTGGCCCGCGCTTTCGCCACGTATTTCCAGGCGGTCAACATCGCCGAGCGCGTGCATCGCATCCGGCGCCGCCGCGACTACCAGCGCGAGGATCGCGCGCCGCAACCCGAATCGCTGCTCGACGTGCTGGGCCGGCTGAAGGAAGAGGGCGTCGGCGCCGGCGAGCTGCTCGAATGGCTGGCGCGCCTGCGCGTGGAGCCGGTGTTCACCGCGCATCCCACCGAAGCGATGCGCCGTTCGCTGCTGGAGAAAGAGCAGGCCGTGGTGCGCGCGCTGATCGACAACTTCGATCCCAGCCGCACGCCGCAGGAGCGCAAGGAAGACGACGACCGCATCTTCATGGCCCTGTCCTCCGCGTGGCAGACCGCCGAGGCGTCGCCGGTGCGCCCCAGCGTGCAGGACGAACACCACCACGTCGGCTTCTATCTCGCCAATCCGATCTACCGCATCGTGCCGGCGTTGTATGAGTCGCTGGCGGACGCGCTGCAAGAGGTCTATGGCGTGGCAGTGGCTTTGCCGCGCCTGCTGTCCTTCGCCACCTGGGTGGGCGGTGACATGGACGGCAACCCGAACGTGGGAGCGGACACCATCGCGACCAGTCTCGCCACCCAGCGCGCGCACGTGCTGGAGCATTACATTGCCGACATCGCCGGCCTGGCGCGCTTGCTCAGCCAGACCGAGGGACGCGTGGGAGTGGACGAACGCCTGGCGCGGCGGCTGGCCGACTACCGCGAGCGCTTTCCCGAAGCCGCGGCGCAGGTGCGCCCGCGCCACGCGGACATGCCGTACCGCAGCTTCCTCACCGTGGTGGAGGCGCGCCTGCAGGCCACTCACGACGACGATCATCCGGAGGCTTACGCGTCGCCGCAGGACCTGCTGGCCGACCTGCAGCTGATCGCCGACAGCCTGATCGATCATCGCGGCCTGCACGCCGGTGCCTATGCCGTGCAGCGCCTGATCTGGCGCGTGCGCACCTTCGGTTTCCATCTCGCGCGCCTGGACGTGCGGCAGGATTCGCGCGTGCACGACGAAGCGCTGGCGGCGCTGCTCGGCCGGTCCGATTGGCCGGAGCGCGGCGACGAGGCACGCGCGGCCGATCTGCAGCCCTACGCCAGCGGCGAGCAATCCTTCGGGGACTGCGAGGACGAAGGCGCGCGCTCGCTCAAGGCGGTCTTCGCCACCTTGCGCTCGGCGCGCCAGCGCTATGGCACTGACGCGACCGGGCTCTACATCATCAGCATGGCCCGTTCCGCCGCCGACGTGCTGGCGGTGCTGGCGCTGGCGCGGCACGGCGGTTTGGTGGCCGAATCCGGCGCCTGCGTGCCGCTCGACGTGGCGCCGCTGTTCGAGACCGTGGACGACCTGGCGAACGCGCCGGCCACGCTGCGCGCGTTGTTCGGCGACCCGGTCTATCGCGCTCACCTGGAACAGCGTGGCGGACGGCAGTGGGTGATGCTGGGCTATTCGGACAGCGGCAAGGACGGCGGCACGCTGGCGTCGCGCTGGGGTCTGCAGCGCGCGCAGGTGGAGTTGCTGGAGGTGGCGAAGGCGGCCGGCGTGCGGCTGTCGTTCTTCCACGGCCGCGGCGGTTCCGCGAGCCGGGGCGGCGCGCGCATCGCGCCGGCGCTGATGTCTTCGCCGCGCGGCTCGGTGGCCGGCGTGCTGCGCGTGACCGAGCAGGGCGAGGTGATCCATCGCAAGTACGGGATCCGCGCGCTGGCCTTGCGCAATCTGGAACAGACCGTCGGCGCCGTGCTGCGCGCCAGCCTGCGCCCGCGCGAGCAGGAAGCGCGCGAAGCGGTGTGGCGCGAGCACATGGGCCGGCTGGCGACGGTCAGCCGGCAGACCTATCGCGCCTTCGTCGATCGCGACGGCTTCATCGACTATTTCCGCAGCGCCACGCCGATCGACGTGATCGAGCGCATGACGCTGGGCTCGCGTCCCTCGCGCCGGCGCAGCATGCGCGGCGTGCAGGATCTGCGCGCGATTCCCTGGGTGTTCGCGTGGACCCAATGCCGTTCGATCATCACCGGCTGGTATGGGTTGGGCACTGCGCTGGAGCAGGGCGCGGAAACGTTTGGCGAGGCGGCTCTGGTCGAGATGGCGCGCGACTGGCCCTTCTTCGCCAACATGCTGGACGACGTAGAGATGGTGCTGGCCAAGAGCGACCTCGACATCGCCGAGACGTTTTCGCGGCTGTCCGGGGAACTGCATGAACCGTTCTTCGGGCTGATCCGCGCGGAGTACGAACGCGCCACCCGCTGGGTGCTGCGGCTGAAGGGCAACGACGAGTTGCTGCGCGACTCGCCGAGGCTGGCGGTGTCGATCCGTCTGCGCAACCCGTACATCGACCCGATGAGTCTGCTGCAGGTGGACCTGCTGCGGCGCTGGCGTGCAGGCGGCAGCGAGGACGACACTTTGCTGCGCGCGCTGGTGGCCTGCGTCAACGGCGTGTCGCAGGGGTTGCAGAACACCGGTTGA
- a CDS encoding ATP-binding cassette domain-containing protein, with protein sequence MSLIQLQRVDFSVGGPLLLEHVDLSIDANERVCIVGRNGEGKSTLLKLIAGEHRPDDGEVRVQNGVIVARMAQEVPQDTAGSVFDVVAAGLGDLGQLLARYHHLLAEQDMEALGEVQAQIEARHGWDLDRRVADVLVRLDLPSDTDFAALSGGMKRRVLLAQALVRKPDVLLLDEPTNHLDIEAIGWLEGFLKSFAGSIVFITHDRSFLRALATRIVEIDRGQLTSWPGDYDNYLRRREERLHAEAQANALFDKKLAQEEVWIRQGIKARRTRNEGRVRALKALRNERAERRELSGNAKMTLANAQASGKKVIEARHVHQAFGGRVLIDDLDTTIMRGDRVGIVGPNGAGKSTLLKILLGELKPQRGEVILGTGLQIAYFDQHRSQLNDALNALDNVAEGREYIELNGQRKHIIGYLQDFLFSPERARAPITRLSGGERNRLLLAKLFAQPSNLLVMDEPTNDLDVETLELLEELLTEYQGTLLLVSHDREFLDNVVSSTLVLEGGGKVGEYVGGYSDWLRQRPVARPADPAPAPAAAKPIEAPRAPEPEKAKRKLSYKDQRELEQLPARIEQLETEIAERSAAMNDPAFFQQDNAAIQRHNEALAKAQAELDGAYARWAELEG encoded by the coding sequence ATGTCCCTGATCCAGCTCCAGCGCGTCGACTTCAGCGTCGGCGGCCCTCTCCTGCTCGAACACGTCGATCTGTCGATCGATGCCAATGAGCGCGTGTGCATCGTCGGCCGCAACGGCGAAGGCAAATCCACCCTGCTCAAGCTCATCGCCGGCGAGCACCGGCCCGACGACGGCGAAGTGCGCGTGCAGAACGGCGTGATCGTCGCCCGCATGGCGCAGGAGGTGCCGCAGGACACCGCCGGCAGCGTCTTCGACGTGGTCGCCGCGGGCCTGGGCGACCTGGGCCAGCTGCTCGCCCGGTATCACCATCTCCTCGCCGAGCAGGACATGGAGGCGCTGGGCGAAGTCCAGGCCCAGATCGAGGCTCGCCACGGCTGGGACCTGGATCGCCGCGTCGCCGACGTGCTGGTGCGCCTGGACCTGCCGTCCGACACCGACTTCGCGGCGCTCTCCGGCGGCATGAAGCGCCGCGTGCTGCTTGCGCAAGCCTTGGTGCGCAAGCCCGATGTGCTGCTGCTCGACGAGCCGACCAACCACCTGGACATCGAAGCCATCGGCTGGCTGGAAGGTTTCCTCAAGTCCTTCGCCGGCAGCATCGTGTTCATCACCCACGATCGCTCCTTCCTGCGTGCGCTGGCCACACGCATCGTCGAGATCGACCGCGGCCAGCTCACCAGCTGGCCGGGCGACTACGACAACTACCTGCGCCGCCGCGAGGAACGCCTGCACGCCGAAGCGCAGGCGAACGCACTGTTCGACAAGAAGCTGGCGCAGGAAGAAGTGTGGATCCGCCAGGGCATCAAGGCCCGACGCACCCGCAACGAAGGCCGCGTGCGCGCGCTCAAGGCATTGCGCAACGAACGCGCGGAGCGCCGCGAACTCTCCGGCAACGCCAAGATGACCCTGGCCAACGCACAGGCATCCGGCAAGAAGGTGATCGAGGCGCGCCACGTGCACCAGGCCTTCGGCGGCCGCGTGCTGATCGACGACCTGGACACCACCATCATGCGCGGCGACCGCGTCGGCATCGTTGGCCCCAACGGCGCGGGCAAGAGCACGCTGCTGAAGATCCTGCTCGGCGAGCTGAAGCCGCAGCGCGGCGAGGTGATCCTGGGCACCGGCCTGCAGATCGCCTACTTCGACCAGCACCGCTCGCAGCTCAACGACGCCTTGAACGCCTTGGACAACGTGGCCGAGGGACGCGAGTACATCGAGCTCAACGGCCAGCGCAAGCACATCATCGGCTATCTGCAGGATTTCCTGTTCTCGCCCGAACGCGCCCGCGCGCCGATCACGCGGCTTTCGGGCGGCGAGCGCAACCGTCTGTTGCTAGCGAAGCTGTTCGCCCAGCCGTCCAACCTGCTGGTGATGGACGAACCTACCAACGACCTGGACGTCGAGACGCTGGAACTGCTCGAAGAATTGCTCACCGAATACCAGGGCACCCTGCTGCTGGTCTCGCACGACCGCGAATTCCTCGACAACGTGGTCAGCAGCACGCTGGTGCTGGAGGGCGGCGGCAAGGTCGGCGAGTACGTCGGCGGCTACAGCGACTGGCTGCGGCAACGCCCAGTGGCGCGTCCGGCCGACCCGGCACCGGCTCCCGCTGCCGCGAAGCCCATCGAAGCGCCGCGCGCGCCGGAGCCGGAGAAGGCGAAGCGCAAGCTCAGCTACAAGGACCAGCGCGAGCTGGAACAGCTGCCGGCACGCATCGAGCAGTTGGAAACGGAGATCGCGGAGCGCTCCGCCGCCATGAACGATCCCGCGTTCTTCCAGCAGGACAACGCCGCGATCCAGCGCCACAACGAGGCGCTGGCGAAGGCGCAGGCGGAGCTGGACGGGGCGTATGCGCGGTGGGCGGAGTTGGAAGGATAA